CCGGCTCGGCCGGGCGGTCCACCGCCCGCCGTACCGCTCGCCTTCGCACGAGGAGATCACGTGTCCGCCGACAGCCCGTCCGCATCCGGTGACGCGTTCTGGCGGGAGCGCCGGGTCTGCTTCCTCGTCACCCCGCGTCCCGACGGGACACCGCACCAGGTGCCGGTCGGCGTCACCTACGATCCCGCGACGCGGATCGCCCGGGTCATCAGCAGCGGGGGCAGCAGGAAGGTGCGCAACGTCCGCGCCGCCGGGGCGGCGGGCACACGGGTCGCCCTCAGCCAGGTCGACGGCCGCCGGTGGTGCACGCTGGAAGGGGTCGCCGTCGTGCGCGACGACGCCGCGTCGGTCGCCGAGGCCGAACGCCGGTACGCCGAGCGGTACAAGCCGCCGCGGCCCAACCCCGAGCGGGTGGTCATCGAGGTCGCCGTCGACCGGGTCATGGGGACGGTGAAGCCGTCCGGCTGGTAGGCGCGGGACGGCCGGCCGCGCGGCGGTCAGTGGTTCGGGCAGCGGTGGCCCGTCCGCCAGTTGTCGGTGGCGAGGGCGATGACCTCGTCCAGCTCGCCCCGGGTGGTCAGGAGCTCGTCGATCCGCCCGTCGAGCCGCCGCCGTTCGGCGGAGAGCCGCTCAAGCAGCTCCGGTGTGGCATCGCCGTCCGCCGCGCGCGGCAGCAGCTCCCTGATCGTCCGGCTCGACAGACCCGCCGCGTACAGCCGCTGGATCAGCCGGACGCGGTCGACCGCGTCGTCCGGGTACCGGCGCCGGCCGCCGGGACCGCGTTCGGCGGCGAGCAGTTCCTGCTCCTCGTAGTACCGCAGGGCCCGCACGCTGACGCCCGTGAGGGCGGCGAGTTCGCCGATGCGCATCGATGCCTCCGGGGCGGACGGACGCCGGCGCTTGCTCCTGACGCCGACGTGAGCTTTTAGCGTAGTCCTCGCCGCGCCCGCCCCGTCGGGGCCGCCGGGCGCCGGCTCTCCCTTCCGCTTCCGCGTCCGAAAGAGGATCTTCCCGTGACTGAAAACGACATATCCGTCATGCCGGTGATCGATGCGCATCTCGCCGCCGCCGTCCCCGTCGTCTCGGTCAAGCCGGTGACGCTGGAATCACCCGACCGGGGCATCGATCTCCAGGTCAGGATCTCCGCCCCGGTGACCGGGAGCGCGCTCCCCGTCGTCCTCTTCTCCCACGGCTACGGCTCCTCGCTGGACGGCTACGGGCCGCTGGCCGACTTCTGGGCCGCGCACGGCTTCGTGGTGGTCCAGCCCACCCACCTCGACTCCCGTACCGTCGGCCTGCCCCAGGACGACCCCCGCACACCGCGGCTGTGGCGGTTCCGGGTCGAGGACATGAAGCGCGTCCTGGACCACCTCGACGTGCTGGAGGCCGCCGTCCCCGGCCTCCGCGGACGCGTCGACCGGGACCGTGTCGCCGCGGCCGGGCACTCCTTCGGCGGCCAGACGACCGGCAACCTCCTCGGACTGCGCGTCCTCGACCCGGTGACCGGGAAGGAGGAGGACGACCTGTCCGACGCGCGGATCAGGGCCGGAGTCCTCCTCGCCACGGCCGGGAAGGGCGGCGCCGACCTGACCCCCTTCGCCGCTGAGAACTTCCCCTTCCTGAACCCGAGTTTCGCCCGTATGACGACTCCGGCCCTGGTGGTCGTCGGTGACCGGGACGACTCCCCGCTGTCCCACCGGGGGCCGGACTGGATGACCGACGCCTACACCCTGAGCCCGGGCGACAAGAGCCTGCTCACCCTGGTCGGGGCCGAGCACTCGCTGGGCGGGATCCCCGGCTACGAGGCCGCCGAGACCACGGACGCCGATCCCGCCCGCGTCGCCCTGCTCCAACGCGTCACCTGGGCCTATCTGCGCCACGCCCTCGGGATCGACGACGCGGCCTGGGTGGCGGCGCGCAAGGCGCTCGCAGACGACGGGGACGACGGCGCCGCCGCCCGGGCCCGCCTGGAAACCAGGAGGGGGCCGGGCGGAGGGCTCTCGGAATAGGCGGTCAGCGGCGGGCCGAGGCCGCCAGCATCGGGAGCGAGACGACATCGGCCAGGGCCTGCTGGCCGGCGATGTTCGCGTGGATGCCGTCCCCGAGGTCGTACGCCGGGTTGATGCTGTTCGGCTTCACCGGGTCCGCCAGCACCTGGTCGAAGGGAAGGACGCCGTCGCAGGTGCCGGAGCAGTTGTTCCACGTCGACACGAACGTGCCGACGGTGTGCCGGTCGCGGTTGTTCTGGTCGCTGTAGCCGGGGCGGGGGGTGATGGGCGTGACGTACACCTTGATCCCCGCGTCCCGCAGCCGCTGGAAGACCTCGCGGTAGCTGGCGAGGATCTGGTCGGCGTCGCAGCCGTCGGCGAGGTCGTTGGTGCCGTAGTAGTAGAGGACGCCGGTGACCCCGTGCAGCGCGAGGACGTCCCGCTCCAGCCGGGAGGCGGCGTCCAGGCCGCGGAGGGAGTCGCCGATGCCGGGACAGGTGGAGGCGCTGGTGGTGCCGCCGATGCCTTCGTTGGCGACGGCGAACTGACGCGAGGCGGGGAGTTCGGCGGTGATGCGCCGGGCCAGATCGTCCGTCCAGCGCAGGTTCTCGCCCGGGCGCTCGCAGCCCGGGCCGCAGCTGGTGGAACCGGTGCCGTCCACGACCGAGCTGCCGAAGGCGACGAGGCTGCCGCGCAGCCGGGTGTTGTGCACGTCGACGGCGCTCACCAGGTAGGTGGACTCCGTCTTCTCGGTGTACGCCTCGCCGCTCGCGTCGGCGGTGTGGTCGCCGGAGCCGGGCGGGGTCAGGTAGTTGGTGCGGAACGCGCTGTCGTGCCGGCCCGCGGGCGCCGTGCCGGAGACGGACAGCGACACCGCGACGTCGCCCTGGGCCCTGGTGGTGAGCCGGGTGCTGTCGCTCCACACCTCGCCGTGGGCCGGGACGACGACCGTGCGCCGGCCGTCGAACGTGACGGTGCGCGGGGTGCCTTCCGTCGCGGCGCTCTTGCCGGTGGTGCGCGCCACCGTGGCCGCGTCGACGGTGAGGGGGGTGTCGCCGAAGGTGTTCTGGATGCGCACGCGCAGCGCGTCACCGCCCTGGCTCAGGTGGGTGATCATGCGCAGGGACTGCTCGCGCAGCGGGGTGCCGGACAGATGCTGCTGGGAGGTGGCCCACGAGGTGAACCAGCCGTGGTCGCGGCCGTGTTGACCGGTGGCGGGGGCGGCCGCCGTGGTCGCGGAGGTGGCGATGACCGACGAGGCGACGGTCAGGGCCAGCGCGGCCGCGACACGTCTGGTGCGGCGGGTCCGGACGGGGCGGAGCACGCGGGCGAACAGTGGACGCATGGGGGTGCCTTCCGACGTGAGCGGACGGGTGCGGTCATCTGCGCGCGGGCCATGGGGCGGATCCGTTCCGGGCCTCTGTGACGACTCCCGCATCCTAGACACCATCGGCCCACCCCGAAACAGTGCGTGGGCGCACCGACGGCGCGGCACGAAGCGCGGTTGAGAGGGCGCGAGACAGGGGAGGACCAGGCACGACGGCGCCGTGCCACGTCCGGCGAACACGGGGGTGCGGAGGCAGGGTTGAGGGAAATGGCAGAGCTCGCGGAATGGGTCGCGCTCCTTGACGCGTGCGTCGAGCCCATCGCCACGCGACCGGTGGACATGACCGACCCGGAATGGCCGCGCACCATGCGGGAGGCCCCGCATCCGCTGGACGAGGCGGGGGTCAGGGCCGATCCGCCACCCGGGGGGTGGGGACGGTTTTGAGGACGACGTCGTTCGTGGGCATGTGCCCCTCGCTCTCGATCGCTCGGAGTCTCGCCTCGACCTGGACCAGTCGCGCCCGCGCGGCGGCCACGGCGGCCTCCAGTTCCGCCCGCCGCAGCCGCAGCATGCCGCGCAGTTCCTCGGCGCCGGCCTTCTCGTCCACGATGTCCCGGACCTGGCGCAGGGTGAAGCCGAGGCCCTTCAGCGCGATGATCCGGTTGAGGCGGGCGAGTTGGCCGGCGGTGTAGTGGCGGTAGCCGTTGACGGGGTCGACGTGGGCCGGGCGCAGCAGACCGGTCGCGTCGTAGTGACGCAGCATCCGGACCGAGACGCGGCCGTGCCGGGCGAAGTCTCCGATGGTGAACATGATGTCTCCGAGTCGACCGCCTGACACGGTGTGAGGGTCAAGACGCCGTCCGGTGACCCGGGTCGCCCCGGCGCGGCTCAGTGCTCCCGGTGCTCCGCGCGCACGCCGTCGATCGCGATGTCCAGGAGCCGGCGCGCCTGCTCGTCGTCGTCCTGGTGCTCGGTGGCCAGTGAGATGGTCCTGACGAGGGCGAGCAGGTCCTCGACGCGGATGCCGGGGCGGGCCGCGCCCGACTGCTGCGCCCGGCGCAGCAGTTCGCCGGCCGCGGCGGTGATCATCGTCGTGCAGCCGTCCTTCTGCCGCACCGGCTCCGGCTCCCGGTCCCGGCCGTCGTGCACGAGCGAGGCGGCCAGACCGCGGCAGGTGGCCGCGTAGGCGTTGAAGTCCCGCAGCCAGGAGAAGAGGGCGGTGCCGGGCTCGCTCTCCCGCGCGTACTGGTGCGCCTTGGCGCAGAGGGCCTCGACGCGGTCGTGGAAGACGGCGTCCAGCAGCGACCGCCGGGAGGGGAAGTGGCGGTGCAGGGTCGCCGAGCCGACGCCCGCCCGGCGGGCGATCTCCTCCAGCGAGGCGCCGGCTCCATGGGTCGCGAACGCCTCGTGGGCGGCGGCGACGATGCGCTCGTGGTTGCGCCGGGCGTCGGCGCGCACGGGCCGTCGCGCTGCGGTGTCGGGCACGGTCACTTCCCGCCTTTGCCACGTGGGGTACCTCTCCGGGCAGCCTAGCGGACACGAAATGAGGTGCCGCCCCACGCATGGTGGCGCCTCAGACCGGCAGGCGCCTGGCGCGGGCGGTGAGACGTTCCCAGTTGCGGTGGCCGATGTCGGCCTTCTGCTCGTCGGTGAAGGGCGAGTTCTCCAGGAAGGAGCGGGCCTCGCCGTCGCTGGTGTCGACGTAGGGGAAACCACCGGGGCGGAAGCCGTAGGTGAAGGGGTAGTCCGTGGAGTACAGCATCCGGTCGGTGCCCATCACTTCGGCGGTCCAGCGCAGGTAACGAGGGCTGTTGGTGCCGCTGCCGGCGACCCAGAAGTTGCGCGTGAAGTAGTCCGCCAGCGGCCGGCCCAGGCGGCCCGCCTCGCCGAAGAAGCCGGTGTGGTCGAGGTAGAAGAGCACGACCTCGCCCCAGTGCCCGGCGATCACCTGCAGTTCGGGAAACCGGTCGAAGACACCTGAGAAGATCATGCGCAGGTACTGGACGCCGAGGTCGTAGTACCAGCCGAGCCCGGCGCCGGCCAGCAGGGGGCCGATGGGCTCGGGGAGATCGGAGTAGTAGGCGTCGATGACGGGCTGGACCGGTGTCTGCGGGTGGAAGTGCAGCGGCACGGCGAGGCGCTCGGCCATCGCGTACAGCTCGTCGTTGTCCGGGTGGTCGGCCGGCTTGTTACCGGTGCGCCCGTACACCATGGCCCCGGGAAAGCCCAGCTCGCACACGGCACGCTCCAGCTCGGCCGCGGCCGCGGCCGGCGACTGGGTGGGGATCGCGGCGAACGCCTGGAAGCGATCGGGCCGGGAGGCGACGATCTCGGCAAGCTGGTCGTTGGCCTCGCGCGCCACCGCCACGGCGTCGGTCTCCGGCAGGTCCTGCACGCCGGGGGACGACAGGGAGAGCACGGCGACGTCGATGCCCTGATCGTCCATGTGCGCCAGCCGCCGCGCACCGACGTCGCGCAGGTTCTTCGCGATCGGGCTGTCCCCGAAGCCCCGCGAGAAGATTTGGGGCGATCCGGCCCGCTGGTACGCCTCGTGGACGGCCGGTACGACGACGGTCTCTTCCACTCCGATGATCCGCAAACGGTCGGACATGACGCTTCTCCTCGTTGTTACCGTTGAAACCCTTATTGCGTTACCGGTGATAGTAACAGCGGAAGCGCCAAGATGCGATCAACGATATCGCTCGCGGCTTCGAGATCGCACGACCCGTCCCGCGATGTGACCGGCATCACTCCAGACGGAAAACCTGTCGCCGTCGCCCCGCGTCTAGAAGGCGTGAGATCAGGAAGGAAGGCGCCGGGTGAGCTGGACGAGGAGGGGCTCGTCCGGCTCGTGGCCAAGGGTGACCGTGGTGCGTTCGAGGAGCTGTACCGGCGGACCGCGCCGTCGCTGGCGGTGCGGTTGCGCCGGCGGTGTGCGGACGAGCAGATCGTCGCCGAGGTGATGCAGGAGACGTATCTCGCGGTGTGGCGCGCGGCGGGCGCGTTCGCCGGGAGCGCGGCCGGCGGCACCGCCGTCGGCTGGCTGTGGACGATCGCCGCGCGCCGCCTCGTCGACGCGTTCCGGCGCCGCGCCCACCACGCGGAGCCGCCGCCCGCCGCCGCCCCGCGCACCGCGGCGCCCGCCGCCGAGGAGGAGGCGCTCGCGGCGACCGTCGACGGCGACGTCGGGGACGCGCTGCGGCGCCTCGCGCCGGAGCTCCGGCAGGTACTGCAGGCCCTGGTGCTCGACGGCATGTCCGTCCGCGAGACCGCGGTCCTGCTCGGGCTGCCCGAGGGAACCGTCAAGACCCGCGCCCGCCGGGCCCGGCTCGCGATGCGGAAGGCACTGACATGAGTGGGGAACACGCGTCGGTACGGAGCATCGACGCCTACGCGCGCGGCGTCACGGACGCCCTCGCCGACGACGAGGTGTGGGCCCTGGAGGCCCATCTGGAGGGGTGCCGGGTCTGCCGCGACCGGCTGGCGGACACCGTGGCCGCGCGGTCCCCGGCCGTGGCGGCACTGGTCGACACCGTGTGGTCGGGGCTCCAACCCCGGCTGGCCGCCACGCCCGTCATGCCGTACCGGCGGCGGTGGTCCGCCCGGCTCTCGCGCTGGATGACCCCGGTGATGGTGCCGTGGCTGGCCATGGTGGTGAGCGTGACCCTGCTCGCGCTGCTGCTCGACCGGATCGGCACCGGCACCGGCGAGGCACCGCTCGTCCTGCTGCTGGCCCCGGTCCTGCCCGTGCTCGGCGTCGCCGCGTCGTGGTCGCGCGGCCTGGACCCGGCGTACGAGCTGACGGCCTCCGTGCCGAGGGCGGGACTGCGGCTCGTGCTGCGACGCACCGCGTCCGTGCTCGCCGTGGTCGTCCCCGCGCTGCTCGTGGGCGGAGGGGCGACGGGGGTGACGGCAGGTCAGTGGCTGCTGCCCTGCCTCGCGTTCACCACGGCGACCCTGGCGCTCGGCGGCGTCATCGGCGTGACCCGTGCCGCCGTGTCCCTGGTGGCCGTGTGGACCGCCGTGATCGCGGCGCCGACCCTGGCCGCCGGCCGCACCGCCGCCGTCCTGCGGACGGACGCGCTGCCCGTGTGGGCACTGCTCCTCGCCCTCGGCACCGCGGTCGTACTCGCCCGCAGGGGCGCGTACGCCGAGCTGGGGGCCCATCAATGACGCGACATCAATGACGCGACATCAATGACGCGACATCAATGACCACGACATCGATGACGACGACCGCTACGACAACGACCACCGCTACGACAACGACCACCGCTACGACGACGACAAGGAGGACCCCCGCATGACGCCCGCAGTGAGCGCGGCCGACCTCGCCCCCACGGCGTACGCCTGGCAGATCCGGGCCGCCGGACTGAAGGTCAGGGCCGGCCGGAAGCGCATGGCGGTCGACGGGCTCGACCTGTCCCTCGGCACCGGCGTGCACGGCCTGCTCGGCCCCAACGGCGCGGGCAAGACCACTCTCATCCGGGCGCTGGCCACCGTGCTGCGCCCCGCCGGCGGCACCCTGGAACTGCTCGGCCAGTCCGTGGGCGGCAGGGGCGAACACCGGGCGCTGCGCCGCCGGATCGGCTACCTGCCGCAGGAGTTCGGCTACTACAAGCGCTTCACGGTGCGCGAGTTCGTCGAATACATGGCCTGGCTGAAGGAGGTGCCCAAGGCGGACATCCCCGCCGCCGTGCAGCGCGCGGTCGAGCGCGTGGGCCTCGCCGACCGCGCGGACGCCCGGCTGAAGACGCTGTCCGGCGGCATGGTGCGCCGGGTCGGCATCGCCCAGGCCCTCGTCAACGACCCGGCGGTCCTGCTTCTGGACGAGCCGACGGTCGGCCTGGACCCGGCGCAGCGGCTGCGCTTCCGCGAACTGCTCCAGGAGCTGGGCACCGACACGTGCGTCGTCGTCTCGACCCACCTGGTCGAGGACGTGGGCGCCGCCTGCACCCATGTGGTGCTCCTCGCGGAGGGGCGGCTGGTCTTCCAGGGCACCCCGGAGGGACTGGCCGCGGCCGGCGGCCCCGAACACGTGGGCGACACCCCGCTGGAACGCGGCTACTCGGCGCTGCTGCTCGACTCCGGCCGGGGAAGGTCCGGCACGTCCGGAAGGTCCGGCCGGGAAGGGGGCTCCTGGTGAACGCCCGTGTCCTGCGCACCGAGTTGAGGCGCTCCGTCGCGCCCTGGGCCGGCGCCGTCGTCCTCACGGGCGCGCTCGCGTTCCTGTACCTGATCGACGGCTCCTGGTGGCGGGGGAGCACGGCGTGGACGGCCCAGTGGACGTCGCTGGCCCTGTGGACCCGCGCCCTCCTCTTCTACCTGTGGCCGCTCACCGTGGGCCTCGGTGCGCTCCAGGGGCTGCGCGACCACCGCGCGAAGATGCCCGAGCTGCTGACCAGCACACCGCGGCCCGCCCGGCACCGCGCGGCCGTGCTGACCGGCGCGACGACGTTCACCCTCGCCTGCGCCTTCGCCCTCCTCGTCCTCGTCGGCGGCGCCCAGGTGTTCGCCCACACCGACTACACGCACCTGCGGTGGCTGCCGATCACGTTCGTGGGTGTGCTGTTCCTCGTCGCGGGCGCCGTCCTGGGCATGGGCGTCGCACGCACCCTGCCCTCCGTCCTCACCCCGCCCGCGCTGGCCATGGCCGCCTTCGCGTTCACCGTCCTGATGAACGCCTCCCTGGGCCGCACGCGGACGACCACCGCGGCCGGCGTCACGAACTCGGAGCCGAACCGGGTCTCCCTGCTGTCACCGACGGTGGACGAAGTGCACAGCGTCTTCGTCACGCTCTCCGCCTCCGTGCACGTCGGCCAGACGCTCTGGCTGCTCGGCCTGACCGCGACCGGCTTCGCCCTGCTGGTCGCCGCGACCGCGCGCACCCGGCTGCTCGCCGTGACACCCGCCCTGGCGGGCGCGGTGCTCGCCCTGCTCGTCCTGCCCACCGACCCGCACCGGATGTACGTCGTCGACGAGAGCGCCGCGGCACCGGTGTGCGACGGACCGGTGTGCGTGGCCCGGACACACCGAACGCGGCTCGACGACCTCGCGGGCCCCGGCAAGGAGGCGCTGCGCCTGCTGCGCCGGGCCCTGGGCGACCGCGCCCCGGACACCGTCCGGGAGAACACCACGGTCCTGCCGGACGGCACCACACCGCGGTGGTCCCGCGAGACCGTGCTGTTCGGCTTCGACGACGACCTCGTCGGCGCGGCGAAGGGTGAGGAACTCACCCGGGCCCTGATCGCCGAGGGCATGGCACCGGGGTGCACCCCCGTCGGCTGGAGCAGCGTCGGCGGGGACCTGTACGCGCAGGCGGTCGCGGTGGGCTGGGTCCTCGGGGACCTGAAACCGTTCCCCGCCGGGGAGTCGGATGTCCTGCGCCGCCAGGTCGACGCCCAGGCCCGCCCCGTCTGGAAGAGGCTGGAGGCACTGCCCCGGGCCGAACAACTGTCGCGCATCAACGCCATGCGCACCGCCGCGTTCTCCTGCCGCGGCGACGCGTTCGAGGCGCTCAAGGGCGGTGGGTCCCGGTGAGATGGCTGACGCTGTACGCGCGCTCGCGCCGGGTGCCGGCCTCGCTCGCCGTCCTGCTGGTGAGCGCCGTCGCGGTGCCGGTGCTCGCCCAGGACACGGCGGGGGACCCGCGACTGCCCCTGCTCGTCCTCGCCACGGGGGCGATGGCGGCCTCGGTCGGCCTCGGCGGCCAGGACCTCGCACTGGACCGGACGGCCGCGATCCGCTGGGCTCCCCGCCGGGCGGCGCACGTGCTGCTCGCCGCCGCGGCCGTCGGCGCGGTACTGGCGGCCGGTGACCCGGCCACCACGGAGTTCGCCGTCCGCGACGCCGCGGGCCTGCTGGGGCTGGCTGCCCTGGGCGCGGCACTGGCGGGCGCCCAGTACGCCTGGACCCTCCCGTTCACCTGGCTCGTTCTCACCCTCTTCGCCCCGCCGGCGACAAGCACCCCGGCCCGGATCGCCACCTGGCTCCTGCAACCCCCCGGCACCCCGACGGCCACCTGGACGGCGGCAGCCCTCACCCTCACCGGCACGACGGCCTACGCCCTCACGGGCCCGCGTCGCTAGCGGCGGACGGCGCGGTGGCCGGCCCCGGTCCGCGTGAGTGCGGAGCGTGAACGCTCCGGACGCGCGGATCACCGGACCAGGCCGGCCAGCAGCAGGTCGAGGAGGCGCTCGGCCTGGGGGCGTTGGTGGGGGGCGCCGGTGACCAGGGTGACGCCGGCGAGGGCCATGAGGATGTCGGGGGAGGGGACGTCGTCACGGAGTACCCCCTGGGCGACGCCGGCCAGGCGGAACTCCTCGATGGCGCCGGTCAGTTGCTCGCGCGTGCGGGAGCCCAGGCGCTCGTCGTCCCGCAGGAGGGCGTTGAGGGTGTCGGCCATGCCGTGCTTGGCGACGAGGTAGTCCAGTACGCGGGACATCCAGGTGCGCAGGGCGCGGTCGGCGGGGAGTTCGGCGAGCAGGTCCGGCGCACCGGCGGCGAGCCGGGCCGTCTCGTAGCGGTAGGTCGCGTCGACGAGCTGTTCGCGGGTCGGAAAGCGCCGGTACAGCGTGCCGATTCCGACGCCCGCGTCCTTGGCGATTGC
The DNA window shown above is from Streptomyces sp. NBC_00670 and carries:
- a CDS encoding ABC transporter ATP-binding protein, which produces MTPAVSAADLAPTAYAWQIRAAGLKVRAGRKRMAVDGLDLSLGTGVHGLLGPNGAGKTTLIRALATVLRPAGGTLELLGQSVGGRGEHRALRRRIGYLPQEFGYYKRFTVREFVEYMAWLKEVPKADIPAAVQRAVERVGLADRADARLKTLSGGMVRRVGIAQALVNDPAVLLLDEPTVGLDPAQRLRFRELLQELGTDTCVVVSTHLVEDVGAACTHVVLLAEGRLVFQGTPEGLAAAGGPEHVGDTPLERGYSALLLDSGRGRSGTSGRSGREGGSW
- a CDS encoding TetR/AcrR family transcriptional regulator, whose protein sequence is MPDTAARRPVRADARRNHERIVAAAHEAFATHGAGASLEEIARRAGVGSATLHRHFPSRRSLLDAVFHDRVEALCAKAHQYARESEPGTALFSWLRDFNAYAATCRGLAASLVHDGRDREPEPVRQKDGCTTMITAAAGELLRRAQQSGAARPGIRVEDLLALVRTISLATEHQDDDEQARRLLDIAIDGVRAEHREH
- a CDS encoding zf-HC2 domain-containing protein, coding for MSGEHASVRSIDAYARGVTDALADDEVWALEAHLEGCRVCRDRLADTVAARSPAVAALVDTVWSGLQPRLAATPVMPYRRRWSARLSRWMTPVMVPWLAMVVSVTLLALLLDRIGTGTGEAPLVLLLAPVLPVLGVAASWSRGLDPAYELTASVPRAGLRLVLRRTASVLAVVVPALLVGGGATGVTAGQWLLPCLAFTTATLALGGVIGVTRAAVSLVAVWTAVIAAPTLAAGRTAAVLRTDALPVWALLLALGTAVVLARRGAYAELGAHQ
- a CDS encoding TetR/AcrR family transcriptional regulator — its product is MPESSGRPVRADARANEDKLLAAAARAFARDGAAATLKAIAKDAGVGIGTLYRRFPTREQLVDATYRYETARLAAGAPDLLAELPADRALRTWMSRVLDYLVAKHGMADTLNALLRDDERLGSRTREQLTGAIEEFRLAGVAQGVLRDDVPSPDILMALAGVTLVTGAPHQRPQAERLLDLLLAGLVR
- a CDS encoding RNA polymerase sigma factor, with the translated sequence MRSGRKAPGELDEEGLVRLVAKGDRGAFEELYRRTAPSLAVRLRRRCADEQIVAEVMQETYLAVWRAAGAFAGSAAGGTAVGWLWTIAARRLVDAFRRRAHHAEPPPAAAPRTAAPAAEEEALAATVDGDVGDALRRLAPELRQVLQALVLDGMSVRETAVLLGLPEGTVKTRARRARLAMRKALT
- a CDS encoding GDSL-type esterase/lipase family protein gives rise to the protein MRPLFARVLRPVRTRRTRRVAAALALTVASSVIATSATTAAAPATGQHGRDHGWFTSWATSQQHLSGTPLREQSLRMITHLSQGGDALRVRIQNTFGDTPLTVDAATVARTTGKSAATEGTPRTVTFDGRRTVVVPAHGEVWSDSTRLTTRAQGDVAVSLSVSGTAPAGRHDSAFRTNYLTPPGSGDHTADASGEAYTEKTESTYLVSAVDVHNTRLRGSLVAFGSSVVDGTGSTSCGPGCERPGENLRWTDDLARRITAELPASRQFAVANEGIGGTTSASTCPGIGDSLRGLDAASRLERDVLALHGVTGVLYYYGTNDLADGCDADQILASYREVFQRLRDAGIKVYVTPITPRPGYSDQNNRDRHTVGTFVSTWNNCSGTCDGVLPFDQVLADPVKPNSINPAYDLGDGIHANIAGQQALADVVSLPMLAASARR
- a CDS encoding TIGR03618 family F420-dependent PPOX class oxidoreductase — protein: MSADSPSASGDAFWRERRVCFLVTPRPDGTPHQVPVGVTYDPATRIARVISSGGSRKVRNVRAAGAAGTRVALSQVDGRRWCTLEGVAVVRDDAASVAEAERRYAERYKPPRPNPERVVIEVAVDRVMGTVKPSGW
- a CDS encoding amidohydrolase family protein; the protein is MSDRLRIIGVEETVVVPAVHEAYQRAGSPQIFSRGFGDSPIAKNLRDVGARRLAHMDDQGIDVAVLSLSSPGVQDLPETDAVAVAREANDQLAEIVASRPDRFQAFAAIPTQSPAAAAAELERAVCELGFPGAMVYGRTGNKPADHPDNDELYAMAERLAVPLHFHPQTPVQPVIDAYYSDLPEPIGPLLAGAGLGWYYDLGVQYLRMIFSGVFDRFPELQVIAGHWGEVVLFYLDHTGFFGEAGRLGRPLADYFTRNFWVAGSGTNSPRYLRWTAEVMGTDRMLYSTDYPFTYGFRPGGFPYVDTSDGEARSFLENSPFTDEQKADIGHRNWERLTARARRLPV
- a CDS encoding alpha/beta hydrolase family protein, which codes for MPVIDAHLAAAVPVVSVKPVTLESPDRGIDLQVRISAPVTGSALPVVLFSHGYGSSLDGYGPLADFWAAHGFVVVQPTHLDSRTVGLPQDDPRTPRLWRFRVEDMKRVLDHLDVLEAAVPGLRGRVDRDRVAAAGHSFGGQTTGNLLGLRVLDPVTGKEEDDLSDARIRAGVLLATAGKGGADLTPFAAENFPFLNPSFARMTTPALVVVGDRDDSPLSHRGPDWMTDAYTLSPGDKSLLTLVGAEHSLGGIPGYEAAETTDADPARVALLQRVTWAYLRHALGIDDAAWVAARKALADDGDDGAAARARLETRRGPGGGLSE
- a CDS encoding MerR family transcriptional regulator — its product is MRIGELAALTGVSVRALRYYEEQELLAAERGPGGRRRYPDDAVDRVRLIQRLYAAGLSSRTIRELLPRAADGDATPELLERLSAERRRLDGRIDELLTTRGELDEVIALATDNWRTGHRCPNH